In Paucidesulfovibrio longus DSM 6739, a genomic segment contains:
- a CDS encoding PilZ domain-containing protein: protein MSEDKRRRSRVKAGFEASLVVDGKAVPARTRDLSLKGALVSCDKEYPANTPCVLRLGLGPGLRLSVDGKVARKTPQGLAVEFEGMDDQSFGHLLQIVRLNAEDPDQIEDELAEPAFGTDQDG from the coding sequence ATGAGCGAGGACAAGCGCAGACGCAGCCGGGTCAAGGCGGGTTTCGAGGCGTCGCTGGTCGTGGACGGCAAGGCGGTTCCGGCCAGGACCAGGGATTTGAGCCTCAAGGGCGCTTTGGTTTCCTGCGACAAGGAATATCCCGCGAACACGCCCTGCGTATTGCGGCTGGGCCTCGGCCCCGGACTGCGGCTGTCCGTGGACGGCAAGGTGGCCCGCAAGACCCCGCAGGGACTGGCCGTGGAATTCGAGGGCATGGACGATCAGAGTTTCGGCCACCTGCTGCAGATCGTGCGGCTGAACGCGGAAGACCCCGACCAGATCGAGGACGAGCTGGCCGAGCCCGCCTTCGGCACGGACCAGGACGGCTAG